The Aspergillus nidulans FGSC A4 chromosome VII nucleotide sequence AACAAACGTCTTCAAGCTTCAAAGTGACGAAGAGCAGGATAGTCATAGCTATGGACTAACTAATGGTCATTGAGACTTATCATTCTCGGATAACTCTTTTCTACTTCACGGCAGGGAGCACAACACCAGACGCACCCACAATCATGTCTCAGAAATTTCTGACAAAGCGCCCGGTTGCTCTCCCCTCTCAGTGTATTTTATAAGCATGCCGGCGATTATTCAGTTGAATCTCTGGTCACTTCTAATTAAATGCTGGCAGATTAGGCCTCAAAACTGCCTGAACATGAGGAGCACGCTGAACAACTGCTGTCCTATAATAGAATCAAATAATTATGAAGTCACCATGCTTGTTTCGTTTGAGATTGTCGAATGCACAAAGCACTTTAGATATTAGAGAAGATTACCGTACAGTTAAATGGGCTAACAATGAATCCTACGTTACTCTAGCACCGCTCTGCGACCCACTAATATCAAGTCACGGTCTTCACAGCTCAGGAGTGGTTCCAAATTCGTAGTTTTCTGGAAACCTGGATACTGTTAGCTTATGCCATTTGATGCTAATTTATCCTTTGCTCACCCAGCTGGATATCTGGCTCCTACTAATTTGGTTGCATTTGCGGCTTCGGTGATACGCCGGTTCTCGTCATCCGTGAGTTGTATCTGGGCACTCGCCGTGTTCTCTACTAAGTACTTGATCGACCGCGTGCCTGGAATTGGAATAACAAAAGGCTCCCGGGCAAGCAGCCAGGCGAGGGTTGCCTGTGTCGGTGTGActcctttcttctcagcAACGTCTTTGATGGATTCGTAGAGCCTCTGGATGGCGGGGAAGTTTTCTTCGGAGTAACGAGGCAAGAcactgaggaagaagtcCTTGGTAATGCTCTCGCGCGTGACGTATCTACCCGTCAACAGTCCACGACCAACGGGGCTGTAGGCGACAACGGCTACGCCAAGCTCACGACATGTCTCAAGCAGAGCGACACGGGGATCCTCGATGTCCAATGTAAATGGGCTATACTCGACCTGGACGGCAGTGATGGGGTGGACAGCATGAGCACGGCGAAGAGTGTCGGCAGACACCTCACTGAGGCCGAGAAATCGGATCTTGCCTTCCCTATAATTCGTGTTAGTTCGGGAAAAGACGAGAGGCAGACGACTTGACTTCTTGAACTGGGCCATAGCCTCGACCGTCTTCTCAATGGGTGTTTTGCCGTCAACACGATGAGCATAGTACAGATCGATGGTTCCAGTTTGGAGCCTCTCCAGACTCCTTTTCAGTGCGATTCTGGCATATTCGGGGGAGGTATCGACAGTTTGACTGCCGTCCTTACGCATCGTGATGCCGAACTTGGATGCGAGAAAGATATCTTTTGCCTTTATAGGGTTCTTTGCTCGCCAAATGCCGACGATATCTTCGCTGTCGAAATAGACGTCTGCCGTATCCCAGAACCACTGCCCAATGGCGTGGGCGCGGTCCAAGAGTGCCAACCGGTCCTCGTCGCTGGGAGCTGCGCCGTAGATGCCACCAATGCTCATGAGGCCAAGGCCCACGGAGGAGACTTCAGGGCCATTGCGACCGAGGGCTCTGGTAGGAATAGACATAGTATCAAAGAGTCAGAACAAAGATGTATTGGACAGGAATGGCAGTTGATGATGGTGTGACTGAATGCCCAAGGTCGGGAGTGATCATTGCCTCTTATTATATCGGTACCACTATACGCAACGCTCGGAGTTGGCGGACATAATACTAATACAAGCTCCGTTGATGACCTTCCAACATATTCTAGATCTGTCGTTGATGCTAACGAAAACGAGCCACTATCGTCAGATAAGGGTCCTTTGTGGCGTAGAGAATTGCCTTGCCCCAAATGGGGTGAGGCGCTTATGATCGCTCATGACCAATCAATATCCAAAGAACACGACGCAACCAATTGCTGGCTAGCATAAGACCCGCCTCGATCGGGTTTAAGACAGGGCCATTGGAGATTTGGAAGGGGCCAGGGAGCCAGGCAGTTGGCGGAAAGACTCCTCTACCGGCGCGTTTCAAGATGTGACTTGGGGGGGAACATTCATCTTCAACCCACGACAACCCTTAAGAGGCCACTATGGCGAAGCGCAAGAGCACGCCCCGAACTAGGTCGGGCTGTCGAACATGCAAGGTTCGGCGGGTTAAATGCGATGAACAAAGGCCGTCATGTCGTCGGTGTCTGGATACCGGCAGGGCCTGTGACGGCTATGGCATCTGGGGCCAGCCCAAGTCAACGAGACTACTTCCCTCCCCGGTCTATCCCCTGCGGACTCTTCCTGGCCTcgctgaggaggagaggcGCTGCCTGGACCGCTTCCGTGTCCTGCTGACGGACAAACTCACTCGACCATTCGGGTCCCATTTCTGGAGCTCACTCGTCC carries:
- a CDS encoding uncharacterized protein (transcript_id=CADANIAT00007802); translation: MSIPTRALGRNGPEVSSVGLGLMSIGGIYGAAPSDEDRLALLDRAHAIGQWFWDTADVYFDSEDIVGIWRAKNPIKAKDIFLASKFGITMRKDGSQTVDTSPEYARIALKRSLERLQTGTIDLYYAHRVDGKTPIEKTVEAMAQFKKSSRLPLVFSRTNTNYREGKIRFLGLSEVSADTLRRAHAVHPITAVQVEYSPFTLDIEDPRVALLETCRELGVAVVAYSPVGRGLLTGRYVTRESITKDFFLSVLPRYSEENFPAIQRLYESIKDVAEKKGVTPTQATLAWLLAREPFVIPIPGTRSIKYLVENTASAQIQLTDDENRRITEAANATKLVGARYPAGFPENYEFGTTPEL